A single window of Pontibacillus chungwhensis DNA harbors:
- a CDS encoding ABC-F family ATP-binding cassette domain-containing protein, whose protein sequence is MSILSVENLYKTYGEKELFNEISFTIAERERIGLIGVNGTGKSTLLKVLAGVDSAEKGTMDHANDFHIEYLPQEPQLEADLSVLEQIYYGDSTIMKTMRQYEQALRVLEEDPTNEKKQERLYQAQQKMDEHDAWEANTVAKTILTKLGIRNFDHPVRSLSGGQKKRVAIAKALIQPADLLILDEPTNHLDNETIEWMESFLSQYKGSLLVVTHDRYFLNRVTNRIYELDKGNLYIYDGNYEVFLEKKAEREELERANEQKRQNTLRRELEWLRRGPKARGTKQKARKDRAEALRDQKVDKSDGEVDIAIGSTRLGNDVFELEGVTKSYEGQTVVDDFNYLVVPGERLGIIGPNGSGKTTLLNMIAGKIEPDEGEISTGQTVKVGYYTQDHQEMDETLRVVEYIKEEAEVVHTIEGDTITAEQMLERFMFPRYMQWTYISKLSGGERRRLYLLRVLMQEPNVLLLDEPTNDLDTQTLTILEEYLDAFPGVVITVSHDRYFLDRVVDHLIAFEDSRIRRFQGNYTEYLEVRKEEEGEALAAERQKAKEEKKASPHKRQKRRKLSYHEQQEWNTIEDRIEQLELRYEEVQSEITATGSDAVRAQELMDEMQQLEEQLEQAMERWEELSTIIEESKQ, encoded by the coding sequence ATGAGTATTTTATCAGTAGAAAATTTATATAAAACGTACGGCGAGAAAGAACTCTTTAACGAGATTTCCTTTACCATAGCAGAACGAGAGCGTATTGGATTAATCGGGGTGAACGGTACGGGGAAATCAACACTTCTGAAAGTATTAGCAGGCGTTGATTCCGCGGAAAAAGGGACGATGGATCATGCGAATGACTTCCACATCGAGTATTTGCCCCAGGAACCTCAGTTAGAAGCAGACTTATCTGTGCTTGAACAGATCTATTACGGCGATTCGACGATCATGAAAACGATGCGCCAGTATGAACAAGCATTGCGCGTACTCGAAGAAGATCCTACGAATGAAAAGAAACAAGAACGCCTCTATCAAGCTCAGCAGAAAATGGATGAACATGACGCATGGGAAGCGAACACTGTTGCGAAAACGATCTTAACCAAATTGGGCATTCGGAATTTCGATCATCCTGTTCGATCTTTATCTGGTGGTCAGAAGAAGCGTGTCGCCATCGCAAAAGCATTGATTCAGCCAGCTGATCTGCTTATTTTAGATGAGCCGACTAACCACCTTGATAATGAAACAATTGAATGGATGGAAAGCTTCCTGAGCCAATATAAAGGCTCCCTTTTAGTTGTAACGCACGACCGTTACTTCTTAAATCGTGTCACAAATCGTATTTACGAATTGGATAAAGGAAACCTCTACATTTATGACGGGAACTATGAAGTGTTCTTAGAGAAAAAAGCAGAACGTGAAGAGCTTGAAAGAGCGAATGAGCAAAAGCGCCAGAACACGCTCCGTCGAGAACTCGAGTGGTTACGACGAGGTCCGAAAGCACGAGGCACGAAGCAAAAAGCCCGAAAAGACCGCGCTGAAGCACTTCGCGATCAAAAAGTGGACAAATCAGATGGAGAAGTGGATATCGCAATTGGATCAACCCGATTAGGCAATGACGTATTTGAACTTGAAGGCGTCACAAAGTCTTATGAAGGTCAAACGGTTGTTGATGATTTCAATTATCTTGTTGTGCCAGGTGAGCGCCTTGGTATTATTGGGCCGAACGGAAGCGGGAAGACGACACTCCTTAATATGATTGCAGGAAAGATTGAGCCAGATGAGGGCGAGATTTCTACTGGTCAAACCGTTAAAGTCGGCTACTACACACAGGACCATCAAGAAATGGATGAAACACTCCGTGTCGTCGAATACATTAAAGAAGAGGCGGAAGTCGTCCACACGATTGAAGGAGATACGATTACCGCAGAGCAGATGCTTGAACGATTTATGTTCCCTCGTTATATGCAATGGACGTATATTTCGAAGCTTTCAGGTGGCGAACGTCGCCGTCTTTATTTACTGCGAGTTTTAATGCAAGAACCAAATGTATTACTGCTCGATGAGCCAACAAATGATCTGGATACGCAAACGTTGACGATCCTTGAGGAATACTTGGATGCCTTCCCTGGCGTCGTCATCACGGTTTCTCACGATCGTTATTTCCTAGATCGAGTAGTCGATCATTTGATCGCATTTGAAGACAGCCGTATTCGAAGATTCCAAGGGAATTACACGGAATACCTTGAAGTTCGTAAAGAAGAAGAAGGCGAAGCATTAGCGGCGGAACGCCAGAAGGCAAAAGAAGAAAAGAAAGCTTCTCCTCATAAGCGCCAAAAACGCCGGAAGCTTTCCTATCATGAACAACAAGAATGGAATACCATTGAGGACCGGATTGAACAGTTAGAGCTTCGTTATGAAGAAGTTCAATCTGAAATTACTGCAACAGGCAGTGATGCCGTTCGTGCGCAAGAATTAATGGATGAAATGCAGCAATTAGAAGAACAACTCGAACAAGCGATGGAACGTTGGGAAGAGTTGTCGACCATTATAGAAGAATCGAAACAATAA
- a CDS encoding putative quinol monooxygenase, with protein MDKISITAIFTPVKGAEEQLVQELRKAQQSSRQEEGCLQYDLHKSIEDETIVLHEQYENMDALNHHIESDHYKTYRENTADLVATRDVYKVKEL; from the coding sequence ATGGACAAGATTTCAATTACAGCGATCTTCACACCTGTAAAGGGAGCTGAAGAACAGTTGGTACAAGAGCTAAGAAAGGCTCAGCAGTCTTCAAGACAAGAAGAGGGTTGTTTGCAGTATGACCTGCACAAATCCATTGAAGATGAGACAATCGTGTTACACGAGCAGTACGAAAACATGGATGCATTGAATCACCATATTGAATCCGATCATTACAAAACCTATCGGGAAAACACAGCGGATTTAGTAGCAACGCGTGACGTTTATAAAGTAAAAGAACTATAA
- a CDS encoding YwbE family protein encodes MNGQNRKDIQPGKEVDIVLKQDQRTGKLTHGIVKDLLTKSSSHPHGIKVRLEDGQVGRVKKIY; translated from the coding sequence ATGAACGGACAGAATCGAAAAGATATTCAGCCAGGTAAAGAAGTAGATATTGTACTTAAACAAGACCAAAGAACGGGTAAATTGACACACGGCATTGTGAAGGATCTATTAACGAAATCCAGTTCTCATCCTCATGGCATTAAGGTAAGGCTTGAAGATGGACAAGTAGGCCGCGTCAAAAAGATCTACTAA
- a CDS encoding ABC transporter ATP-binding protein, whose translation MIEIHDVTKKFKTKKVSVTALNHVSFTVPAGKVVGLLGENGAGKTTLLRCIATLLTPTEGTITVDGFNAATNPNEVKRRIGVLFGGETGLYNRLTARENLTYFANLYGLSKHEAKVAIEELAVKFGMREYLDRRVGEFSKGMRQKVAISRTLIHDPDIILLDEPTTGLDITSSNVFRQMILQLKHQGKTILFSSHIMEEVQALCDSVAMIHKGQLVYKGNLNALYHEEDTQDLNFIFMSKLARGETA comes from the coding sequence ATGATTGAAATACATGATGTAACGAAGAAATTTAAAACAAAAAAAGTGAGTGTTACCGCCTTAAACCACGTGTCTTTTACTGTTCCTGCCGGTAAAGTCGTGGGATTACTAGGGGAGAACGGAGCAGGTAAAACAACGTTACTGCGTTGCATCGCTACGCTACTCACACCTACAGAGGGCACAATTACCGTTGATGGGTTCAACGCGGCGACGAATCCAAATGAGGTGAAGCGAAGAATCGGCGTACTATTTGGTGGTGAAACAGGACTATATAACAGACTGACGGCCCGCGAAAATCTCACCTACTTCGCTAATTTATACGGACTATCCAAGCATGAAGCAAAAGTTGCCATTGAGGAACTGGCTGTGAAATTTGGAATGCGCGAATATTTAGATCGTCGCGTAGGCGAATTCTCAAAAGGGATGCGCCAAAAGGTCGCTATATCAAGGACCCTTATCCATGACCCGGACATCATCCTCCTTGATGAGCCGACTACTGGTCTTGATATCACGTCTTCCAATGTATTCAGACAAATGATCCTCCAGCTCAAACACCAGGGCAAAACCATTCTTTTTTCGAGTCACATTATGGAAGAAGTTCAAGCGCTTTGCGATTCTGTCGCTATGATTCATAAAGGGCAACTGGTCTACAAAGGGAATCTTAACGCTCTATACCATGAAGAAGATACACAAGACCTTAATTTTATCTTTATGTCTAAATTAGCACGAGGTGAAACAGCATGA
- a CDS encoding peptidylprolyl isomerase: MKKKVIGFCVAALGALTLSACSNASADGDVVAETANGNITKDEFYNKLVDQYGDAVLKEMLYDTVLSEDFSVSEKEVQAEVDKVKDSYGEQFESALQQNGFKDEAQFKEFLKTQLQKEKATTQGVEVTDEQVKDYYENMKQEVEAKHILVEDEKTANEVIDKLNNGGDFAELAKEYSTDTSSAEKGGDLGYFSTGDMVLPFEQAAYDLEIGKVSEPVKSDYGYHIIKVTDKREKEDTSSIGTFDEMKDQLKTELLNRQANPNELSDIMNNAEINIKNKDLKEKISF; encoded by the coding sequence ATGAAAAAGAAAGTAATTGGATTTTGTGTGGCAGCGCTGGGAGCTTTAACGCTCTCGGCCTGCAGCAATGCCTCAGCTGATGGGGACGTAGTTGCTGAAACCGCTAATGGAAACATTACAAAAGATGAGTTTTATAATAAGCTCGTTGATCAATACGGGGATGCTGTTCTGAAAGAAATGCTCTATGACACTGTTCTTTCAGAAGACTTCTCTGTATCTGAGAAAGAAGTCCAAGCTGAAGTGGATAAAGTGAAAGACTCTTATGGAGAACAATTCGAATCCGCTTTGCAACAGAACGGATTCAAAGACGAAGCTCAGTTTAAAGAATTCCTAAAAACGCAACTCCAAAAAGAAAAAGCAACGACCCAGGGAGTAGAAGTAACGGATGAACAAGTAAAAGATTACTATGAGAATATGAAGCAAGAAGTAGAAGCAAAACATATTTTAGTGGAAGATGAAAAGACAGCAAATGAAGTAATCGACAAGCTCAATAATGGCGGAGATTTTGCCGAATTAGCTAAAGAATACTCTACTGACACTAGTTCAGCTGAGAAAGGCGGAGACCTTGGCTACTTCTCAACAGGAGATATGGTCTTGCCGTTTGAACAAGCTGCCTATGATCTTGAAATCGGGAAGGTGAGCGAGCCTGTAAAATCCGATTATGGGTATCACATTATTAAAGTAACAGACAAACGAGAGAAAGAAGACACGTCATCGATCGGTACATTTGATGAGATGAAAGATCAATTAAAGACAGAGCTTCTAAATAGACAAGCGAATCCTAATGAGCTTTCTGACATTATGAACAATGCTGAAATCAACATTAAAAATAAAGACTTAAAAGAAAAAATTTCGTTCTAA
- a CDS encoding response regulator transcription factor has translation MKNATIGIVEDDPHIREIVEAYLHKEGYETSSVDTAEKAWDLWQDAPPDLWVLDIMLPGMNGYDFCSKIRQESDVPIIIISARDEEVDKVLGLELGSDDYLTKPFSPRELVARVNRMVKRWEKYQDKEAPAEGSGQTLKNGDLTLSVEERRVFWQGEEVEVTAKEFSLLQILVSQTNRAFSREELLHKVWGDDYFGSDRAVDDLVKRLRKKFDDVPIETVWGYGYRLREQGA, from the coding sequence ATGAAGAATGCAACGATTGGGATTGTGGAAGATGATCCTCATATTCGAGAGATTGTGGAAGCTTATCTACACAAGGAAGGTTACGAGACCAGTAGTGTGGATACCGCCGAAAAAGCTTGGGATTTATGGCAGGATGCTCCTCCTGATCTATGGGTGCTCGATATTATGCTTCCGGGGATGAATGGATATGATTTTTGCAGTAAAATTCGTCAGGAATCAGACGTGCCGATAATAATCATTTCAGCTAGAGATGAAGAAGTCGATAAAGTACTTGGGTTAGAGCTTGGGAGCGATGATTATTTGACGAAGCCTTTTAGTCCTCGGGAACTTGTGGCGCGTGTAAATCGAATGGTAAAGCGCTGGGAGAAGTATCAGGATAAAGAAGCTCCTGCAGAAGGAAGCGGACAAACCTTGAAGAATGGAGATCTCACGCTTTCTGTTGAAGAGCGAAGAGTTTTTTGGCAGGGAGAAGAGGTGGAAGTGACCGCTAAGGAGTTCAGCTTACTTCAAATACTGGTCTCGCAAACGAATCGGGCTTTTTCTCGGGAAGAACTTCTTCACAAAGTGTGGGGCGATGATTACTTTGGAAGTGACCGAGCTGTTGATGATCTAGTGAAGCGGCTACGTAAGAAGTTCGATGATGTACCGATTGAAACGGTTTGGGGATATGGCTACCGTTTAAGGGAACAAGGGGCGTAA
- a CDS encoding S1C family serine protease, which produces MNEQFDNEQVERRRDDQRSYYGWLVRFASTAFIVTVLLVGGAFALFKLNVLPLESNVSAQDSPKSNGEGITIEQSKSEGNSSDVVQAVNRVSDAVVGVTKYEQSQLFAENNKAGTGSGVIYKKENGEAYIVTNHHVIENAQSIDVTLSDGEKVEAELLGSDSLTDLAVLKIDAEHVKQVAEFGSSSNLQVGETAIAIGNPLGLEFAGSVTKGIISGLERTMPVDLNKDGRADYQTEVIQTDAAINPGNSGGALINSAGQVIGINSMKIAEEKVEGLGFSIPSETAKPIIEDLEKNGEVSRPFIGVSTMDLSTVSAYHIENTLKLPGDINGGVLVADVEQGSPADQAKLQQYDVIVGADDQEISNLVDLRKYMYEEKEVGDSMELSFYRDGEKQSATITLSE; this is translated from the coding sequence ATGAATGAGCAGTTTGATAATGAACAGGTTGAGAGGCGTCGGGATGATCAGCGTAGTTATTATGGTTGGTTAGTACGGTTTGCTTCGACTGCTTTTATTGTAACGGTATTACTTGTAGGAGGAGCTTTTGCGTTATTTAAATTGAACGTCTTGCCTCTTGAGTCGAATGTTTCTGCACAGGATTCACCAAAGAGTAACGGAGAAGGCATTACCATTGAGCAATCGAAATCGGAAGGGAACTCTTCTGATGTAGTGCAAGCTGTAAATCGGGTATCTGATGCAGTTGTGGGCGTAACGAAATATGAACAATCCCAGTTGTTTGCTGAGAATAATAAAGCTGGTACAGGTTCAGGTGTCATTTACAAGAAAGAAAACGGTGAAGCTTATATTGTGACGAATCACCACGTTATTGAGAATGCCCAATCCATTGATGTTACGCTCAGTGACGGTGAGAAAGTAGAAGCGGAACTTTTAGGTAGTGACTCGTTAACAGACTTAGCTGTATTAAAGATTGATGCGGAACATGTTAAGCAAGTGGCGGAATTTGGATCTTCTAGCAATCTACAAGTCGGAGAAACGGCTATTGCGATCGGGAACCCACTTGGTCTTGAATTTGCAGGATCTGTTACAAAAGGTATTATTAGTGGACTTGAACGCACAATGCCAGTTGATTTAAACAAAGATGGACGCGCTGATTATCAGACTGAAGTCATTCAAACAGATGCAGCCATCAACCCTGGTAACAGTGGCGGTGCTTTAATTAACAGTGCAGGTCAGGTAATTGGCATTAACTCTATGAAGATTGCCGAGGAAAAGGTTGAAGGCTTAGGCTTCTCTATTCCATCTGAAACGGCAAAACCTATCATTGAAGATTTAGAGAAAAACGGCGAAGTATCCCGTCCATTTATCGGCGTATCCACTATGGATCTTTCAACTGTATCTGCTTATCACATTGAAAATACACTGAAACTTCCTGGGGATATTAATGGTGGTGTCCTTGTAGCTGATGTTGAGCAAGGTTCTCCTGCCGATCAAGCTAAGCTTCAACAATATGACGTGATTGTTGGCGCAGATGATCAAGAGATCTCAAACTTAGTGGACCTACGCAAGTATATGTATGAGGAAAAAGAGGTTGGCGACTCTATGGAACTGTCCTTCTATCGTGACGGTGAGAAACAGTCAGCTACCATTACCCTATCTGAATAA
- a CDS encoding type 1 glutamine amidotransferase domain-containing protein, whose translation MSNKKVLMVVTNHTKITDDHKTGLWLEEYAVPYNAFKEAGYDVKVTSIQGGEVPLDPNSIPEEEVKEWAEAQEQLKDTAQLSKEDANGFIGIFLPGGHGTMFDFPESETLQYVLQQHAEKGNVIGSVCHGPSGLVNATYENGQPIVKGKKVTGFTDSEEIGMNLDQHMPFMLETELRNKGANFSKGEDWSVHAVRDGNLITGQNPMSSESAAVKMVEALNEK comes from the coding sequence ATGAGTAACAAAAAAGTATTAATGGTCGTAACCAACCATACAAAAATCACAGATGATCATAAAACAGGCCTATGGCTTGAAGAATATGCGGTTCCCTATAACGCATTCAAAGAAGCTGGATATGATGTAAAAGTTACAAGCATCCAGGGCGGAGAGGTTCCTCTTGACCCGAACAGTATTCCAGAAGAAGAAGTAAAAGAGTGGGCAGAAGCACAAGAGCAGCTTAAAGATACCGCACAATTATCAAAAGAAGATGCGAATGGCTTTATTGGAATCTTCCTTCCAGGTGGTCATGGAACGATGTTTGACTTCCCGGAAAGTGAGACTCTACAATATGTCCTTCAGCAACATGCTGAAAAAGGAAATGTAATTGGGTCTGTTTGTCACGGTCCAAGTGGTCTTGTAAACGCAACGTATGAAAATGGCCAACCGATTGTTAAGGGTAAAAAAGTTACTGGTTTCACCGATTCTGAAGAAATCGGCATGAATCTAGATCAGCATATGCCTTTCATGCTTGAAACAGAATTACGAAACAAAGGCGCTAATTTCTCTAAAGGAGAAGACTGGTCTGTCCACGCCGTACGTGATGGCAACCTAATTACTGGTCAAAACCCGATGTCTAGCGAGAGCGCGGCAGTGAAAATGGTTGAAGCGTTAAACGAAAAATAA
- a CDS encoding sensor histidine kinase, whose translation MKLLYQLNAAFTALLVIIMSVTAFFIYSLLLDILIQDQQDELQTNGNLILNFLYEDPSGRGKLNRLIESNDYKILIMDPDENSPLATNLPESTARSWASEFETKDEQKGLRKMNGDNYVVSKLGYRFQGQEYLLILATPLEELQAIQSVFAVRMMIVFVIGIGITILFSYLLTKRLVTPLSRLKREVKKIENRQFSDIKRINASGEIGEVEQSVMDMAKELDQYIRSQKHFFQNASHELKTPLMTIQGYAEGVKDGVFEGDAADRSLDLIVKESDRLKKIVNEIILLAKLDSEDGIYNPDYMDAGQLLEETKERMYFLATENGVSLKVTVEDNQQLYVDEEKMLQALINIVGNGIRHAKSVVSLRAYAETSQFVLEIEDDGEGVPEDLLPQLFHRFVKGKEGETGLGLAISRAIVERSQGTIHVSNREQGGAVFRLQFPLGSHKQADL comes from the coding sequence ATGAAGCTCCTTTATCAGTTAAATGCGGCATTTACTGCTTTGTTAGTCATTATCATGTCGGTTACGGCTTTCTTTATCTACTCCTTATTACTCGATATCTTGATTCAAGATCAGCAAGATGAGCTTCAAACGAATGGGAACTTAATATTAAATTTTTTATATGAAGATCCTTCTGGAAGAGGGAAGTTGAATCGTTTAATTGAGAGCAATGATTATAAAATATTGATTATGGATCCTGATGAAAACTCCCCACTTGCGACAAATCTTCCGGAATCAACAGCCCGGAGCTGGGCATCTGAATTTGAAACAAAAGATGAACAAAAAGGACTCCGGAAGATGAATGGAGACAACTATGTTGTGTCAAAACTTGGCTATCGCTTTCAAGGTCAAGAGTACTTATTGATCCTGGCTACACCTCTAGAAGAGCTTCAAGCCATTCAATCGGTGTTTGCTGTCCGGATGATGATTGTCTTCGTCATTGGGATTGGGATTACGATATTGTTTAGTTACTTATTAACGAAGCGTCTGGTTACGCCGTTAAGTCGTTTGAAGCGGGAAGTGAAGAAAATTGAGAATCGTCAATTCAGTGATATTAAGCGAATCAATGCGAGTGGAGAGATCGGAGAGGTTGAACAGAGTGTAATGGATATGGCTAAAGAATTGGATCAGTATATCCGCTCTCAGAAACACTTTTTCCAAAATGCTTCTCATGAATTAAAAACGCCTCTGATGACGATTCAAGGATATGCAGAAGGTGTAAAAGATGGAGTTTTTGAAGGAGACGCAGCCGACCGTAGTCTGGATCTTATCGTGAAAGAGAGCGATCGATTAAAGAAAATCGTGAATGAAATTATTCTGTTAGCCAAACTAGACAGTGAAGACGGCATTTACAACCCTGATTATATGGATGCTGGTCAACTATTAGAAGAAACGAAGGAACGGATGTATTTCCTTGCCACGGAAAACGGCGTTTCCTTAAAGGTGACGGTAGAAGATAATCAACAGTTGTACGTGGACGAAGAAAAGATGCTTCAAGCTCTGATTAATATTGTCGGAAACGGAATCAGGCATGCGAAATCTGTTGTAAGTTTGCGTGCATATGCAGAAACGAGTCAGTTCGTTTTAGAAATCGAGGATGATGGGGAAGGGGTACCAGAAGATCTACTTCCACAACTATTCCACCGTTTCGTAAAAGGGAAAGAAGGCGAAACGGGTCTTGGATTGGCCATTTCAAGAGCCATTGTTGAACGAAGTCAGGGTACCATTCATGTCAGTAACAGGGAACAAGGCGGAGCGGTCTTCCGTCTCCAATTCCCATTAGGTTCTCATAAACAAGCGGATTTGTAG
- a CDS encoding ABC transporter permease, whose amino-acid sequence MIWNMYVKEMKDVFRDRRTLLMIVFLPLILLSGLVFFYESLMNDDKSETYTVAIPSELSEEGKAFFSDMPTIELDVFDDPKGIVDEGEASVALLTEPDFFESLGEKEMAEVTLYGDSMSQDASYVMNMIESTFSIAEQEIVNERLAANNVDETILEAFQVKRVEPSYNDANGSSLALISMLLPMAFSIAIVSGASSAAMDLFAGEKERKTMESLLMTPVDRSKILISKWLTISTIGALTGILAVILIVIETIFFTEKMKAAFSINEGMALVIVTTLAMTVLFALFIAALLMVISIIAKSIKESQSYIAPVSMLSIVPMFFITSMGVKEFTVVDFILPFMNLYAILKQLLYGITDITNIALTLGSTAVYVLILFAIARVLFMKDRWVL is encoded by the coding sequence ATGATTTGGAATATGTATGTGAAGGAAATGAAAGATGTATTCAGGGATCGACGCACGCTACTTATGATCGTCTTTCTTCCTCTTATTCTACTGAGCGGGCTTGTATTCTTTTACGAAAGCTTAATGAACGATGATAAGAGTGAAACGTATACCGTAGCCATCCCTTCTGAACTAAGCGAAGAGGGAAAAGCATTCTTTAGCGATATGCCCACGATTGAACTAGACGTATTCGATGATCCAAAAGGCATCGTGGACGAAGGGGAAGCAAGTGTCGCTCTCCTGACGGAACCAGACTTTTTCGAATCCCTTGGAGAAAAGGAAATGGCCGAGGTCACATTATACGGGGACTCAATGAGCCAGGATGCTTCCTATGTAATGAATATGATTGAATCAACATTTTCCATAGCAGAACAGGAGATTGTGAACGAACGATTAGCTGCAAACAATGTAGATGAAACCATTTTAGAAGCTTTTCAGGTAAAACGTGTAGAGCCGAGCTACAATGACGCGAACGGAAGCTCCCTTGCATTAATCTCCATGCTCCTGCCTATGGCCTTCTCCATTGCCATTGTATCTGGAGCAAGCTCAGCAGCTATGGATCTATTTGCTGGGGAAAAAGAGAGAAAGACAATGGAATCTTTATTGATGACTCCAGTGGACAGAAGTAAAATCCTCATTTCTAAGTGGCTCACCATCTCCACCATTGGAGCCTTGACCGGCATTCTCGCTGTGATTCTGATTGTGATTGAAACGATCTTCTTTACTGAGAAAATGAAGGCCGCGTTCTCCATTAATGAAGGCATGGCTTTAGTCATCGTGACTACTTTGGCCATGACCGTTCTGTTCGCTCTATTTATCGCTGCCCTTCTCATGGTCATCAGCATCATTGCCAAAAGCATCAAAGAATCCCAAAGCTACATCGCCCCCGTATCGATGTTATCCATCGTACCCATGTTCTTTATCACGAGCATGGGGGTAAAAGAATTTACGGTTGTGGATTTTATCTTACCGTTTATGAACCTGTATGCCATACTAAAACAACTCCTATACGGCATCACTGACATCACAAACATCGCCCTAACCCTAGGAAGCACGGCGGTTTATGTGCTAATCCTATTCGCCATTGCGAGGGTTTTATTTATGAAGGACCGATGGGTGTTATAA